Proteins from a genomic interval of Sulfurimonas sp. HSL3-2:
- a CDS encoding 3-deoxy-7-phosphoheptulonate synthase class II, whose protein sequence is MSNWSPSSWRGKPILQQPTYPDQEHLNRVLNELKRYPPLVFAGEARSLKAQLAEVANGRAFLLQGGDCAESFSEFHAQNIRDTFKVILQMSVVMTYAGGLPVVKVGRLGGQFAKPRSSDTETIDGVTLDSYRGDIINGVDFTKEARVPDPERMIKAYNQSAATLNLLRAFASGGLADLHQVHKWTLDFAQQGEMSRKYEELAEDIGRSLKFMEACGITSSTYRTLRETDFYTSHEALLLPYEEAFTRQDSLTGDWYDTSAHMLWIGDRTRQLDGAHIEYMKGIKNPIGVKAGPSMDPDDLVRLVEALNPENEAGRLNIIVRMGADKVGEGMPKLIRAIEREGMKVVWSCDPMHGNTIKSSNNFKTRPVDSILTEMKQFFQVHKAEGTFAGGVHLEMTGKNVTECIGGSFVVTEEDLSSRYHTHCDPRLNADQALELAFLIADTLKEAQK, encoded by the coding sequence ATGAGTAATTGGAGCCCATCAAGCTGGAGAGGAAAGCCGATCTTACAACAGCCTACATATCCAGATCAAGAACATTTAAATCGTGTCTTAAACGAGCTTAAAAGATATCCGCCTCTTGTTTTTGCAGGCGAAGCACGTTCATTAAAAGCACAATTGGCAGAGGTCGCAAACGGCCGTGCATTTTTACTACAGGGCGGAGACTGTGCAGAGAGTTTTTCAGAGTTTCATGCACAAAATATCAGAGATACTTTTAAAGTCATACTTCAGATGTCGGTCGTTATGACATATGCAGGCGGATTACCGGTCGTTAAAGTCGGACGTTTAGGCGGGCAGTTTGCAAAACCTCGTTCAAGCGACACGGAGACGATCGACGGAGTTACTCTTGACTCATATAGAGGAGACATCATCAACGGTGTCGACTTTACAAAAGAGGCTCGTGTTCCGGATCCTGAGAGAATGATCAAAGCATATAACCAGTCGGCTGCAACACTTAACCTGTTACGTGCATTTGCTTCAGGCGGATTGGCTGATCTTCATCAAGTTCATAAATGGACTTTGGATTTTGCTCAACAGGGTGAGATGAGTAGAAAATATGAAGAGCTGGCGGAAGATATCGGTAGATCATTAAAGTTTATGGAAGCGTGCGGTATTACATCAAGTACATACAGAACTTTAAGAGAGACAGATTTCTATACTTCTCACGAAGCTCTTTTACTTCCGTATGAAGAAGCATTTACAAGACAAGACTCTCTTACGGGTGACTGGTACGATACATCTGCGCATATGCTTTGGATAGGCGACAGAACACGTCAGCTTGACGGTGCACATATAGAGTATATGAAGGGGATCAAAAACCCTATCGGTGTTAAAGCGGGACCGTCAATGGATCCTGATGATCTTGTAAGACTTGTTGAAGCACTGAACCCTGAAAATGAAGCAGGACGTTTAAACATCATCGTTAGAATGGGTGCTGATAAAGTAGGTGAGGGTATGCCGAAACTTATCCGTGCAATCGAACGTGAGGGTATGAAAGTAGTTTGGAGCTGTGATCCTATGCACGGTAACACTATCAAATCATCTAATAACTTTAAAACTCGTCCTGTCGATTCTATCTTGACAGAGATGAAACAGTTCTTCCAAGTACATAAAGCTGAGGGAACATTCGCAGGCGGTGTACACTTAGAGATGACAGGAAAGAACGTAACTGAATGTATAGGCGGTTCATTTGTGGTGACTGAAGAGGATCTAAGTTCTCGTTATCATACGCATTGTGACCCGCGTTTAAATGCAGATCAAGCTCTTGAACTTGCATTTTTAATCGCAGACACACTAAAAGAAGCTCAAAAGTAA
- a CDS encoding GGDEF domain-containing protein, protein MDKSNAKKLLEELYNDLSSKIDSQEGIISKDHLLDLMRSTVDAVSGLDFELPDALDSLRRSLDDGFKDIAKESIKQYDSTNKKFEELAFKHKQTINDCKDPLINLDDITDKFNVIQSHMIDEVLKANTLISDLTKKVEKLEKTSQIDHLTKVYNRKMLSEHLANVCQHLHFAHDIHVFMIDIDDFKIINDTYGHVVGDKVLIFLANILRKTLRDGDRIYRYGGEEFVVILNRIKKTECANVANRIVSLMQTNKLIYKELNINVTVSLGATTLVEGDTPDSLIARADKALYKAKKSGKNRIAVDEKDGN, encoded by the coding sequence ATGGATAAATCTAATGCAAAAAAATTATTAGAAGAGTTATATAATGATCTCAGTTCTAAGATAGACAGCCAAGAAGGCATCATATCAAAAGATCATCTTCTTGACTTAATGAGATCGACTGTGGATGCCGTTTCAGGCTTGGATTTTGAACTTCCCGATGCTCTTGACAGTTTAAGAAGATCTCTTGATGACGGATTTAAAGATATAGCAAAAGAGAGTATCAAACAGTACGATTCTACAAATAAAAAATTTGAAGAATTAGCATTTAAACATAAGCAGACTATCAATGACTGTAAAGATCCTCTTATTAACTTAGATGATATAACCGATAAGTTTAACGTTATTCAATCACATATGATCGATGAAGTCTTAAAAGCAAATACGCTGATATCCGACCTGACTAAAAAGGTCGAAAAACTTGAGAAGACTTCACAAATAGATCATTTAACAAAAGTTTATAATCGCAAAATGTTATCAGAGCATTTAGCAAACGTCTGTCAGCATCTTCATTTTGCACATGATATACATGTGTTTATGATCGATATTGACGACTTTAAGATCATTAATGATACTTACGGCCATGTCGTCGGAGACAAGGTCCTTATATTCTTGGCAAATATTTTAAGAAAGACACTCCGAGACGGCGATAGAATCTATAGATACGGCGGCGAAGAGTTTGTCGTTATCTTAAACAGGATCAAAAAAACTGAATGTGCAAATGTTGCCAACAGAATCGTATCTTTGATGCAGACAAACAAGCTCATCTATAAAGAGTTAAATATCAATGTGACGGTAAGCCTGGGTGCTACGACTTTGGTAGAGGGAGACACACCTGATTCGCTTATCGCGAGAGCGGACAAAGCACTTTACAAAGCTAAAAAATCTGGAAAAAATAGAATAGCGGTGGATGAAAAAGATGGAAATTAG